actgataaatttgatctgattatAGTCtaattggactatttgatctgtttttgatcttttataaaaattttaagctgttctTGATTTGTTGTTTTAAAGAACAATTGCGTTACGGGCAGacaaaactaaattaattctttaactttaaaaaattttagttctgaaaatttgcaaggactaaactagattaaatcataaacttgtaatatttttatttatgggcaatatttataaaaaatatattaagttacagaattgattatgttttgtttactatttatttagtgtcttttgtttaaaaacgTCGACAGTTGATGAAAGTTTGACAGCTTTATGTTTTAGTTGTCttgactgaatatttatagtattgaataaaagtaataaaataactcttaaaatgtctagaaattttccttatttactggataaaatcgaaaatattttggcatcagaaaccatcaaaattcttgtgacatcttattatggaagcgcattagtatgtttcaaatatcaagaaaattaaaataaatttgtgaatctatattattgttattatttatatttgtaaaaagtcctgtatttGATCTAAAAGCGATTAAAAACAGActaaaaattgtaggaaatgaaGTCTGTTTTTGTCTTTCAAAagaattgaacacagaccatgaattataagaaaaaagtttgtttcTAGTTTAAACGCGacttaaaacagactaaatatcatacgaaaataagtctgatattggcctggataaggaatagtacgagcaaaaacagattaaattcttatataaatttaatacgatttataattcaacaaaaaatatttgaatttatcatttattttaaaacagatctaattttttgacccgggaaatctgtttatttaacacaaaaaattacagACCGTTTTTAACGCAgacacacaatatttttcattgtaagaaaatagaaaacaagagttaatttgaattaataataaatagtttttaaagtgtTAACTTAcggttgttttattttaaaatcttgtgaaatttaaatcctTGGTGTAGTTTTTATATGGATCAGATGAAACTGGATGAGATCAAAACACTTGAATACTGTAGCAGGAAACTGATGTGACACTAACTGCACGACGAGAACTGAAGAAATGAACTATTGATGAAATATCCTGTAGTCTTTACTGAATGTACTTGCTTCAGTTTTAAACTTACACTGACCATACCCTTAAATATTCGTGCCTTTTTATAGCATAACACAACAATACCACACAAAATATACAAATTGTCTGTGCCATTAAGTactacttaaaattttaccatagaCGTCTAGCCTCCGTAATTTCTCAGACAGTAGATCTAAATGAAGCTCAATCAACCATTGTGTTGATAATGACTACTAAGTTCCAGGATTGAAAATTTCTCGGTATAATTAAGTACATGCCAGGTAATAAAATCCTTCGATGACCCTCATTTGTgctgattgaaaataatataacaaatattaacACATGCAAGAAAAAGCATTTGTAAATTAAGCATTTAAAATCCATTTATGGacagttaaatatataatacagcACAAtatccggaaaaaaaaatgtttttgtaaaattaaataaaatattgtaagaTTTCACAGCTGAATTTTATGCAATTTCatgtctatattttttaactggtATTATTTCCATATTTTATTCTGTAATTTGATTTCCGTCGTCGATGGCCAAGCGGTTTGAGCgacgttaaataaataatttaaataaaaaaaaaaaaaaaatattgaaaggccgaattttcaattttgtaaaatttcataaatctttaaacaatttttgcaATGTCTCATAATTCCGTCTTCATAAATTCTCAAGAAAATCCtttctaacaaaaaaattgaaattttcaataattacgTAGCAATCAAATGAACGACTGCCTGATTTCCTAGCCCGGTAAACAAATTCTAGAGTTTCTTGGTACATTATCGAATGTAGTTAAAACTTTTTCTAAGAGTTTTCAGTGCTTTCTATTGCAATACGTACTGAGAAACTTTAGAATTTGTTTACCGGGCTAGGAAATCACGCAGTCGTGCATTTTATTCCTacgtaatttttgaaaattaaattttttttttcttctgttaGAAAGGATTTTCTTGAGAAATTATGAACACGGAATTATGAGACGtgccataaattttttaaagttttatgaaatcttataaaattttacaaaattgaaaattcggCCGttcccgattttttttcttttttttaaattatttatttaacgtcGCTCAAAACGCTTGGTCGTCGATGACGGAAACCAAAttacagaataaaaaatgaaattaataccagttaaaaaatatagacagTCATAAAATTCAGCtgtgaaattttacaaaattttatttaattttaaaaaaacattttttttccggaTATTGTAGTGTAGTATATATTCTAGTGtccataaatgaattttaaatgcttAATTTACAAATGCTTTTTCTTGCATGTgttaatatttgttatattattttcaatcagcACAAATGAGGGTCATTGAATGATTTTGCTACCTGGCATATACTTAACTATACCAAGAAATTTTCACTCCAGGAACTTAGTAATCATTATCAACATAATGGTTGATTGAGTTTCATTTAGATCTGCTGTCTGAGGAATTACGGAGGCTAGACGTCGATGGTAAAATTCTAAGTAGCACTTAATGATATAgaaaatttgtatattttttacggTATTATTGTGTCATGCTACAAAAAGGCACGAATATTTAGGGACATGATCAGTGTAAGTTTTAAATTGAAGCAAGTaagggaggggggggggcaaagcGGGctccttaaaattttcaaaacttcaaaaaatatggggCACAGTgggcccctcaaaattttccataCGTCTAAAAATTCGGACGGATAATAAGCTCACCGAAATTTCTTACATAACGAGGGCTAAAACagaccaccaaaactgttcattaaatacactaacgcaaaaaagtaaaggaacagaaaaattttataaatttttcagtgatttttggaaggctgtaacttggtgaaaaataatcgtatcgagatataaaagcattttatagcttgaaatctctaatttcggtgcatttttttcaaattttttaagagcttcGGATAATGCGCAAACACGAGAAATACTGTGagacgaaaaatttctaaattcattcagcttcaatttggctttttttttaacctagTAGGACGATTTAttgcagagatatcagccttcaaacaaaaaatgatccttttggctttgatcatcgatatttcaggtactaatgatcgcacagaaatcccgactagaattttttcctgatttgcctgaagtaccataaggaccttatcgggttaatataaggtttgccttattagggcaaacctgacaagttccttgtcaggacctcatcaggatatccttattcaaaaaaaagttatttgccatcgagtcaacctgacgagttcctgatcagggcctcgtcaggatatccttattcaaaaaaaagttatttaccaCCGGGTCAACCcaacgagttcctgatcaggacctcgtcaggatatctctattaaaaaaaaagttatttgccatcgggtcaagctgacaagttcctgatcaaGACCTCGCCAGGAtaatcttattaaaaaaaaagttatttgccatcgggtcaacccgacgagttcctgatcaggacctagtcaggatatccttattaaaaaaaaagttatttgccaccGGGTCAACccgacgagttcctgatcaggacctcgtcaggatatccttattcaaaaaaaagttatttgccaccGGGTCAACccgacgagttcctgatcaggacctcgtcaggatatccttattcaaaaaaaagttatttgccatcgggtcaacctgacaagttcctgatcaggacctcgtcaggatatctctattaaaaaaaaagttatttgccatcgggtcaacctgacaagttcctgatcaggaccttatctggatatccttattcaaaaaaaagttatcccatctctttaaatatttcatttacaggctaaaaatttaaagaagtacaaaagaatattatataaaaatcacgtcaatcattgtagcacagattttttacttttttatcagttattctttgacatcataatgaatattatatttacactttcaagatcacttgtgtatgttagcccagtggatagcatcgaggactttgaatcgaaaggacgcaggttcgagcccagcagttttcgggattttttcatcaataaaaaatatgtttatttcctttaattaatgctctcaatacaatagataacattctcgatcgaattaaaattctcttattattttttgcaatttaaaattttttttaaaataattactaataaggtaatcctgataaggatttgatgaggatatcctggtaaggcaatcccgataaggacctcatgggtcttaagcgttacatccatatcaggatcttcgtcaggataccctgatcgggaccttatttgaaataaggttaacccgataaggaccttgtcaggcccttatgaaaaattctagtcgggaagGCGtcgttaaaaacttgaataaatttcctacaagacccttttatcatttttaaaaaaaaattttttttttattttcaatacccATTAGaagtaattacaaaaaaaatgtctttttttttggttttttagtaaatcaaccgctactctgcaaaaatcgataaaaaaaaataatgttgccagcgacttttttagcttaatgtacccccaagactcctgtaaatttttaaattgatctatcaaaCCGTTTTTCGGGGTAGATTGATCaaagttttgtaaaataattgaaggaacaagttttgttctcTCTTAAAGTGAACTAGTGAAattccactgattcaaccagtgaacgCCGCGCTCACTGGTTTCAACCAGTAAACTAaaaatcctaccaaaaacagattctctgtataaaatcgcgccaagtacacgtttaaaattttttacaattaagaaaagattacttttacaacaaaaataaatcaaatcgaaaaaataccaagtacctaatataattcaaaccctgattaaaacaaatgattaaaaagtatttaaaatgatttgttttttaatcattttaaatactttttaatccttcaaatcatttctaatcctgtctcttatggacatttaacgtgtgaaatcatttttaatcattttgtttaatcagggaaatcatgaaaaacattttcatagaattgaaaaaatattgaaaaaaaaaatttcaatgtacttggtgtgcattactaaatttattcaagcaaaattaatttctagaattgatttcgcatataaattattttctaataaaattgaattttcttttttttccagtttataggcacaccaagtacattgaaattttttttttcaatatttttctaattctatgaaaatgtttttcatgattttgaattatattaggtacttggtattttttcgatttgatttattttttttgtaaaaagaatcttttcttaattgtaaaaaattttaaacgtgtacttggcgcgattttatacagagaatctgtttttggtaggataTTCCATACTTATTCTATGAGTGATTATCTTGATCTAGCtagcaagttctgcagtgaaacattttcggctaacttaacgacaagtttctgaCAAACCTTAGCTGGATAATACTTTCCTTtaagttggcttcagaatacggcagtagcttgaatGTAACTTGGCAgaaaaacttgccgtcaatttgaagtgaaactttcaatcaacttaacgtcattgtctgacagtaatacttgtagtcaaattgaatttaagttacagacaatttactgtcaaattaaaggtaactgcttgctctccaacactttcctttaagttggctttagaatacggcagtagctcGAAGTTGACTTGTGGAtaaggtggctatcagggttcACTTTATCCTGATGGCCGGTTTGACTGCAAGTTTACCAAAATCGACGATTCAAAGTTGACATCAAGTTGACTGCAAAAACTTCACTGATAGGAAATTTATATTgtctaaatattttcttgagccaaaaatttatttctgaagaaaaccaattgtcttgcttcaagaaattcttgtcttgatttagattttcttgACAAAGATTTTGTATCTTTGATGGATAACTCTCGTGTCTTGACCCGAAACTATTTTATCTTCAATCGATACTATCGAATTCTTCAAGCAAGACCACTTATCTTTAACTAAAAATgtcgaattattattttaagaactttaaatttttggttcaagtaataattccttgatggaagatgtttttaaagtaatgaaaaaaaaaaaagttttttttaaaataaatttctactttgacatatctgaagtaaatgaatgtagtcctaaaaaattactttaaaattttttatttttaaaataaaaaaaaaagttttttttttcaagctgagTAGACTGATATCTTGATTAAAAAATCGCGCTATTCCCGAAACAAGTCGGTAATGTCTTAAACCTACGTTTTCCCTATCGTAATCCAAGAGCAAGAAATTCTTAAGCGAAATATGTCAGAACTtggttttaaaacaaaaaaggcttcatcgaagaataaaattctcaaacgaagaattttttttctctatccgagaatttcaattttttggttcaaagacttatttcttgaattaaaacaattaaaaattttgaaacaagaaccacattttgaagaaaaaatttttcttgaatcaagatagtttttctatcagtgtTGAATGAACAAATAATTGACGGTAACTTGTTGTCAATTTCGAAGTTAATTTCtactcttcaaattttttagtgattagaataatttggtaaaaatacgcacgaaaaaattactgaaaattCTTCAGATGCgttccaataatttatttctgttagtatttaactttttattcaatagaaaaaaaatttttaatgtctacCACCTTCAAtgtcgtaatttttattttttaccaccaaatcacatattattgctatgaatttttccaataactttttttttacaatgactgttcattcaaaaataaaaaaaattgtcggatCTGGGTCATTTTATGATTTTGTTcttatacaaaatataataagaattatttttaaaatattttataaaattgacttACCCACAAGAAGTCAATCTGCTAGAAAAATCTTCATGAAAATCACTGCCACAAAGAACATTTCGTTTGACATCTATATCAACTTCCACATTTTTATTCGGTGCACACagtagtatttattttaaaatatattatttaaaaaacacgttcacttaaatatttctCATCAATCATTACCCCATaaacatgagtgtgaatgtatcTGACAAGTGgcaactttttaaatttttcagtaaataaataaaatataagtggaataaaaatgaaaaaatgcgtatttagataatgaaaaatcagtacgcgcaatttttaaatttcattactttaattcatttattcatttaccgagtgtgaatgtagcaaacatcagacaaatttgtaattataaataaatagagtaaataattgaaaaaaaaaatttataaaaaatgcacttattagttttgaaattttttaaatgcgcattcttttaaatttaattttattaattatttactctatttgttaataattttaaatttgtctgatgtctgctacattcacactcatctcATAaactcataattatttatttttaaattcaaaaacttaaaaattatatcttttattGCATTATCACTACAGacattaattataagtgtGAATATAGCAGATGTGTgacagtttataaattttaaattcataaattaattaattaaaataataaaatgtaaacaaTGCAAgtactgatttttaaattatctaaatacgcgttttttaattattgttctacttacattttatttctttactctacaactcaaaaaaattaccaattgTCGACTACATTCacgctcataaaaaaaaatcactctattatttctattgttactgaattttttaaattgtttagtcCAAAATTATAAACACTAGATATTTCACTTAACTTTTAATTGCACTGTCACTTGATGAGGGTCTTTCTAAATTTTAAgtcacatattttttatacgagaattatatttactccgctaactaattaattacccGACTACCCGACATTTAAAACAAGTGAATCTCGCTTAACGTTATTCATTATGATTACCCAAGTGGCCAGCTCAGCTTTTTGTTGGCTTTTAGTTATCTATTCCAAGTCAACTTTTTGCTATTTCTAAATGTTATCAAAATGGTAACAAAAAGTACTTTTGAAAAagataacttttaaaagttgtcttaaagttaacataaaaatgttaacaaaatataatatgaaaatgtTAGCAAAATGTTACCATAAAATGTAGTTATAAATGGTGACTTTTTagagataaataaaagttaccaatttaatgttgataatttatCATCGCTAAAATGTTACATATATGTTGACTTTTTAGTATTATTCAAAAGATAGCATTTTATTGTTAACATTTTACTAACAATTTTGGGTTAACATTTTGCTAATATTATAGTATTTCATTTTGTTATCAATTTGTTGACATTTAGATGTTTTCAACCACAAAAAAGGCGGTAAACGCTGTACAAGCCGCCATTtcggatatatatatatatatataaacgctCGAGTGTGATGTGAACAACATAACCTAATATTATTTTGTCTTTTAATTActgtgaaataatttataatataatttatagctATTGATTAACAATACTCAACGGTTCATaaaaggtaaaattttatatataagtatggAAAATTTTCGACAGCGGATACGAAAACCGCTTGATTTGCTTGGACCACGACAACTAAAACGACGTACGCAACAAATACTTGCACTGGAATATTTGTTATctaacttaaataataataataataataacactaacattaatatttacaacaataacaataacgaCAACGACCATGACGACGATAACAGTAGCCGCGATTCAGACGTTTCAGATGATCCTAGCCGTTTTTCAGGAGCTGTCGATCAAGCTAATGATGAGCCTTTGCCATTGATTGATGGGCTTAACTTTTTTGATCAACCAGTAACCCGATCAGAGTATTAGTTACTTAATTTCCATGTAAACAATCAAGTTGCTAGTGGTGATAATGATTCGATTCTTACTGAGTTCATAAAAGAGTGgcatgttaaaaataaaatcacacGTGAAGCGACTGACGAACTTTTACGCAAACTTCAATCATAGTCTCAAGAACAATGTTTCTATGCAAAATGAATTTGTAAGTACTAATTAGCTgttgatatttcataatttttgaataactatcataaaaatattacagaaAGACATGATACGGAAAGCTGGTGGTCGCAATGTACAAAAAGCCACTCGTTTTGCATTGGAATCATTCATTTCTGATGAGTTGGCAAAACAAGTGACATGGTCCGGATTACACAGTGAGATTAAAATCTCAGCATGTTTCTTCGTAGAAATTATTAGTGGTAATAGAgcgataaataatattgtaagATTAACTatcctgcttaaaaaatccgatagattctcataGCTGTAAgtataaggccctatacttaactatagcacttctcatagaacaaatttattcttataaaatctctctAGGAATTcatgagaatctattggattctatgagattttttaagcaagGTATCTACTCTTCAAGTTCTAGCAATAACTTGCTTTTTGAAGCCTTTGATTGATCTTTCTACTgtcaaagtaaaataatttacaaccaAACAAGCTATAAATAAATgctgtatttaaattattatgttcattaatttttcttcgttttttttcttttttagaaattttattaagcaCTTTGAACGTTACAAAACCTGATGTTGAACATCAAATGAAAGCCTGGTTTCAACGCGGTAGTGACCGAGCCAATAAGAATACCGATCCTACAAATGGTTCTGTCAAAAAGCAAAAAGTTGCCAAATAATTTGTAGTTACGATCTTTATATTTACAAgttgttttcaaaaaacttttttttaatagtataaAGAGTTTTCTGTTCTCTAAGCCTAAATTAATGATCTCAAAACATAAAAGTAAGCTtatcagataaaaataaaactataagtTAGTGTCACCAGTGCGCTAGTCACAACAACTAGTCTTGATATTAAgctcacaattattattactattattgttattaatataaaacctATGAATGTTGTAaagaaattgttaataaatttaagcattccaattataaaaaattgtatatttgtCACAATAAACTGCGAGTGATtacaatttacaaataaatataaacacaattctaaaaatattctatcatgaaatgaaatatttattttttcttgtttaatatatgtatataaacaagaaaaaataaatatttcatttcatgatagaatatttttagaatttatgtttgtttatttgtaaattttcaaatttcccgcgGTTTATACTACCCCTAACCTCTAATGATccttaaaattgttaacattaaatcaactaaaataagactgatttgttaaattaaagtcAACTTTTTTCCATCAACTTGTTACCAATAAAAAGTTAACAATTTGTTATGTTTTTGGTAACCAAAAACACATTGTGATTTgttaacaaaaagttgaaaaatgtCAACATTAAGTTATGAAAATGTCAATAAATAGTTAACAATTTGTTACCAAAAAGTTATCTTTTTGAGACagaaaaaagttaacattttgCTGGAcattagtagtgatatttgttgataaaaatttgcctttttacatctcaatataaatgttaacattttttttgttaactttttcGATACGAAAAAGTTAACATTTGGCCACTTGGGAATTACTTTACATGTAGTTCCATAGATCCACACGATTGGAgaaacaattttgaatttaacaaACCACAACTCCggacatgtaaaaaaatttttaaccaaCTTCAGCGCGATAACTAACGCGCATTTGAGTCGCCAGGGTTTATTTGTCATCAGATTCAAAAGTTTTTAGAGGgaaaaggaacaaaaaaaagtatcatgGCGGCTGCTTTGTCTCTAACCTTCAGGCCCTACAAGTAATGTAacctattttttattttgttttctacttctcgtaataatttaaattaacaaagattattttaattattttaaatattttccaatttatcaataatatacatacgcatatatatttacttatgCTGAAAGTAGATGAGTGACCATTGTTGTGAGTGTGAAGTAACTGACAAgtgggaattttttatgagcgAGAATTCGAttagtgtgaatgtagcagacatcagacaaattcaaaattataaatagagtaaataattaaaaaaataatatttataaagaatgtatttattaatttcaaaattttttaaatgcgcattttaaaaaaattttattttattgattatttactctatttattaataattttaaattt
This genomic interval from Microplitis mediator isolate UGA2020A chromosome 2, iyMicMedi2.1, whole genome shotgun sequence contains the following:
- the LOC130678743 gene encoding uncharacterized protein LOC130678743, producing MLKIKSHVKRLTNFYANFNHSLKNNVSMQNEFKDMIRKAGGRNVQKATRFALESFISDELAKQVTWSGLHSEIKISACFFVEIISEILLSTLNVTKPDVEHQMKAWFQRGSDRANKNTDPTNGSVKKQKVAK